Genomic DNA from Deltaproteobacteria bacterium:
AGCTGAAGCGCCGACTTTTCGTAATTCACGCTATAAAGCGACCACCCCGCGGCAATAGCTATACAGACAACAAAAACTACTCCAATAATGGATAGTTTTGACTTATGAAGGGCCGCAAATGTCGTCAGCTTGCTTAATTCAACCTGCAAGAAATCAGGTTCCTTTAATTCCTTCAATGTCTTTTTTGAAATTCTTTCCGCCATGAATCATACCTCTCTTAGGATTAATTTTTTCCTGGGTCAATTTTATCAATAATATCCGGGGGGATGCGGACAATCTTGCCTTGCATATTCACGCAGGCATGGACAGATTCGCCTTCGACAAGCACCCGCTCCTGTTTTTCATCCCGGATAACATAATTAAATTTGACAGTGGCCCTTCTCAAATAGACGATCTCCGTCTCGATAACAACAATCTGGTCATATCTGGCTGGATACAAATAATGGCACGAGACTTCCGTCAAGGGCAAGTTATAACCGTTTGATTCAATCTGGGCATAGGGGGCGCCGAGTTCCCGCAATAGCTCCGCTCTGCCGATTTCAAACCATTTGATGTAATTGGTATGATAGACAATGCCCATGGCATCGGTGTCGGCGTAGATGACCCTGATCTTAGTGAGATTTTTCGTGGACAAGGCTACTCCAATCCCGGATGAAATAATTCATCAGCAGATGACCAGGTGAAATTATGATACCCTCTTCCCGGGCAGCAGTTTCTCCATAGAAGCGACCGTGCGCCAAGTTTTCATCCGCCCGGGATGAGTATACGGCAAAGGGGCTGGGTTCTGATCCATGCGTCATGAGCGCAATCGGGGTCGGATGATCGCTCAGCACCATGACCCGGAACGCGCCGAATTTCGGCATCCCTTCCAGGATCGGGCCGACGATCTTCTCGTCAAAATCCTCTATGGCCTTGATTTTCCCTTCCAGGTTGCCTTCATGCCCCATTTCATCAGGCGCTTCCACATGCAGGAACATGAAATCAAGTTCCTGCAAGGCTGCCAGGGCGTTCTTCGCCTTCCCGAGATAATTGGTGTCCGTGTAGCCTGTCGCTCCCTCAACCGGTATCACTTTTAGTCCGGCATAAATGCCGATCCCATTGAGCAGATCTACTGCGGAAATCATGCCGCCCTTAAGGTTATACTTTAAGGTGAGCGGGACGATTTGCGGCGCCCTGCCCTGCCCCCATAACCATATTGCATTAGCAGGTTTTTTGCCTTCTTTTATGAGCCTCTGGTTGACAGGATGGTCCCGCAAAAAATCATGAGCGAGCCGCATCAAATCATTTAATTGGGGCGCCCCCTCCCCCTTAGGGAAAAAACCTTTAATCTCGCGTCCCGTGATGTCATGCGGAGGCGTTGTCCCCATCCCGCC
This window encodes:
- a CDS encoding cofactor-independent phosphoglycerate mutase; this encodes MKHIILLGDGMADNPVTSLGGKTPLEFSHTPNMDRMAAEGTLGLIDTIPAGISPGSDVANLAVLGYDPRQCYSGRGPLEAANIGVTLGTDDVAFRCNLVTLGGDDNPTMLDFTAGHISSETAKTIIHDLHDHLGSDIFAFYPGVSYRHLLVWKNGLGGMGTTPPHDITGREIKGFFPKGEGAPQLNDLMRLAHDFLRDHPVNQRLIKEGKKPANAIWLWGQGRAPQIVPLTLKYNLKGGMISAVDLLNGIGIYAGLKVIPVEGATGYTDTNYLGKAKNALAALQELDFMFLHVEAPDEMGHEGNLEGKIKAIEDFDEKIVGPILEGMPKFGAFRVMVLSDHPTPIALMTHGSEPSPFAVYSSRADENLAHGRFYGETAAREEGIIISPGHLLMNYFIRDWSSLVHEKSH
- a CDS encoding thioesterase family protein: MSTKNLTKIRVIYADTDAMGIVYHTNYIKWFEIGRAELLRELGAPYAQIESNGYNLPLTEVSCHYLYPARYDQIVVIETEIVYLRRATVKFNYVIRDEKQERVLVEGESVHACVNMQGKIVRIPPDIIDKIDPGKN